A single window of Pungitius pungitius chromosome 20, fPunPun2.1, whole genome shotgun sequence DNA harbors:
- the tcf21 gene encoding transcription factor 21: protein MSTGSLSDVDDELLDGILKFGSSGKDSNESTEESSNCEGNDAPGKKRKTASRKTAPKGVAQQEGKHGQRNAANARERARMRVLSKAFSRLKTTLPWVPADTKLSKLDTLRLASSYIAHLRQILANDKYENGYIHPVNLTWPFMVAGKPENDLKEMLNTTRLCGTTAS from the exons CGACGAGCTCCTGGACGGCATCCTCAAGTTCGGCTCTTCCGGTAAGGACTCCAACGAGAGCACGGAGGAGAGCTCCAACTGCGAGGGCAACGACGCGCCGGGCAAGAAACGGAAGACAGCGTCCCGGAAAACGGCACCCAAGGGTGTGGCACAGCAGGAGGGCAAGCACGGACAGAGAAACGCGGCCAACGCGCGGGAGAGAGCCAGGATGCGCGTCCTGTCCAAAGCGTTCTCCCGGCTGAAGACTACCCTGCCCTGGGTACCAGCGGACACCAAGCTCTCCAAACTGGACACACTGCGCCTGGCGTCCAGTTACATCGCGCACCTCCGGCAGATATTGGCCAACGATAAATATGAAAACGGATATATCCACCCCGTTAACCTG ACATGGCCTTTCATGGTGGCAGGTAAGCCGGAGAACGACTTGAAGGAGATGCTTAACACAACGAGGTTGTGTGGAACGACGGCCTCATAA